The nucleotide window GACGGGGACGCCACGGAAACCCTGACGGTCAATACAAGCGCAAGACAGGGGCTTGCACCGGCCTCGCCCGAACGCGGTACACTTGTCGCCTATGCAGCTGAAGCCGGGAAGGTTGCGTTGGATGGTGCTGGCGACAACAGTCCTTTTGCGCTGGCTCTCGCACAGACCCTGAAGGTTCAGGATCTGGAAATAGGTCTGGCATTTCGGCAGGTCCGCGATAGCGTTCTCAAGGCAACCGCAAACGCGCAAGAGCCACACACATACGGATCCCTTTCCGGCAAACCCTATTTTCTGGCGGGCGGTAGCCAGGAAGTGAATGCGCTTGCAGCCTCAGCACGGCGGGATGCCTGGGGACGGCTGGAAGTGGACCAGGAAGATCAGTTGCAGGCGGCTGCGCGCGAGGGCGACAGCAGAGCGCTCAAAGGTCTTGCCTATATGCGTTTGAATCCGAACGAAGATCGCTATGATCCGAGCCGTGCAGCAGCCTTGTTGAAGACGGCTGCAGAAGCCGGTGACCCCGAAGCGATGTTTGAGCTCGCACGCATGTATGAACGTGGAATTGGCGTTGAGCAGGATGTCGACAAGGCATTGGAATTGTTCCGCAAGTCTGCCGACGAAGACTTTGCAGATGCGATCAATGACCTTGGCTTTCTCTACTATCAGGGCGGGCTGGGTGTAACGCGGGACCCGAAGAAGGCCATTGAAATGTTCGGGCGGGCAGCAGACCGGCGGCACCCTGAAGCGATGTTCAACTATGCCGCCCTGATCGATGACGGAGTTGTGGACGGCAAACAGCCAGATGACGCGGCTGAGTTTCTCTATAGAGCGCTTAGATCCGGCAATGAAGAAGTGCTCAACCAGCTTTCGGAAAATCCGAAAATGTTCAAGGCTGCGACACGACGGTCTCTGCAGCGCAAGCTGTCGGAGCGCGCTTTCTACAGTGGATCGATAGATGGTCAATTTGGGCCGCAAACCAAGCGTAGCCTGCGCAAGGCTTACGGATTGTCAGAATAACTCGCGGCGATCAAACGGCTTTGGCCAGGCGGTGAAAATTGCCGCAGAGTAATCTTTTTGATATCGTGTATTAGGGTTTTTCGATCTAATAAAAATTGAATACTCTTTTTGATGACGCTCAATGCAGTCTCTGGCGGAAGGCAATATTTCAGCCTGAAGGTGTTTCGCCTATCGTCATTTGTTTTGTGTGCTTCGGCGTGTCCAGTTAACTGACTTGTTCTCCGTATTTATGACTTGAGATTAAACAAGTCACAGTATTTGGAAGTTTGTTAAGACAATTCTCAGGGGGTGAAAATGATTGATAAACAATGCCTGAATGGCGTGATTGCCTGTCTTTTGGCAGGACAGTTGGCAGCAATGTCGGTTCTCCCGGCAGGTGCTGCTGTTTCTCCACGCGACGCAAACCATGAAAAGGTCAAGACTGAGCGTC belongs to Roseibium porphyridii and includes:
- a CDS encoding caspase family protein; this translates as MRLRQVPDRFRLLLRLRTSFGHCVLLILALCTATFVYASTDPFAERRMALVVGISSYQNAPDLYNTTRDGRLIADTLNELNFRVAEHFDIGLAEFKELLERFSFEAETADVALVYFAGHGVEVGGRNFLVPSDADSANRQRVADTSVSLDEILQAVDKARQLRIVILDSCRNDPFADGDATETLTVNTSARQGLAPASPERGTLVAYAAEAGKVALDGAGDNSPFALALAQTLKVQDLEIGLAFRQVRDSVLKATANAQEPHTYGSLSGKPYFLAGGSQEVNALAASARRDAWGRLEVDQEDQLQAAAREGDSRALKGLAYMRLNPNEDRYDPSRAAALLKTAAEAGDPEAMFELARMYERGIGVEQDVDKALELFRKSADEDFADAINDLGFLYYQGGLGVTRDPKKAIEMFGRAADRRHPEAMFNYAALIDDGVVDGKQPDDAAEFLYRALRSGNEEVLNQLSENPKMFKAATRRSLQRKLSERAFYSGSIDGQFGPQTKRSLRKAYGLSE